A genomic window from Micromonospora ferruginea includes:
- a CDS encoding GNAT family N-acetyltransferase, protein MVREWDPRTASSAEIASLLDTLNAVLAADLPQDPPWRANSLREYLSEVMPGERRISWLAQDDPAPDGTPGAIIGHVHVLLLGGIGVLEVMTHPARRRSGIGRELVRVAARRVWDEGFQSIGVEVVGDTPAVGFYEALGFTREYVETRSVLDLGAVDWPALTEMATEVGAGYHVEFCPGGPPDELIEAYARAKAEVRDVDDGELRPSSYDPERLRDSLDTLHRRGMKPYIVLALHEQTGEVAGLTEVVVPAQHPTRADQYDTIVVRDHRGYGIDRAIKARMLLELRSAEPEVAEVQTWNAQVNESMLKVNAELGYRPDRDWCEYGVDVGELVHRLDSHR, encoded by the coding sequence ATGGTGCGCGAGTGGGACCCTCGGACCGCGTCGTCCGCCGAGATCGCGTCGCTGCTGGACACGCTGAACGCGGTCCTGGCGGCTGATCTTCCGCAGGATCCTCCCTGGCGGGCGAACTCCCTGCGGGAATACCTCTCCGAGGTGATGCCCGGCGAACGACGGATCTCCTGGCTAGCCCAGGACGACCCGGCGCCGGACGGCACCCCCGGCGCGATCATCGGGCACGTGCACGTGCTGCTGCTCGGCGGCATCGGCGTGCTCGAGGTGATGACGCACCCGGCCCGTCGACGCAGCGGGATCGGCCGCGAGCTGGTCCGGGTGGCCGCCCGCCGGGTCTGGGACGAGGGCTTCCAGTCGATCGGCGTCGAGGTGGTCGGCGACACCCCGGCCGTCGGGTTCTACGAGGCGCTGGGCTTCACCCGGGAATACGTGGAGACGCGCAGCGTGCTCGACCTCGGCGCGGTGGACTGGCCGGCGCTGACCGAGATGGCCACCGAGGTGGGCGCGGGCTACCACGTCGAGTTCTGCCCCGGCGGGCCGCCGGACGAGCTGATCGAGGCGTACGCGCGGGCGAAGGCCGAGGTGCGCGACGTGGACGACGGCGAACTGCGCCCCAGCTCCTACGACCCGGAGCGGCTCCGCGACAGCCTCGACACGCTGCACCGGCGCGGCATGAAGCCGTACATCGTGCTGGCGTTGCACGAGCAGACCGGCGAGGTGGCCGGGTTGACCGAGGTGGTGGTGCCGGCGCAGCACCCGACCCGGGCCGACCAGTACGACACCATCGTGGTCCGCGACCACCGCGGCTACGGCATCGACCGGGCCATCAAGGCCCGGATGCTGCTGGAGCTGCGCTCGGCCGAGCCCGAGGTCGCCGAGGTGCAGACCTGGAACGCACAGGTCAACGAGTCGATGCTCAAGGTCAACGCGGAGCTGGGCTACCGGCCCGACCGCGACTGGTGCGAATACGGCGTCGACGTCGGCGAGTTGGTGCACCGCCTGGACAGTCATCGCTGA
- a CDS encoding lytic murein transglycosylase, with protein MGDTRRVVDGERRPTVRPLRPAAPPDGGAGPVPRSRRGGSADPAPRSTAEPTTEPTAATGRAGADAEPAGGATADDAGAGRKTGDAAGAKPDGAAGAKPDGAAGAKREPKADGAGPKTADSADAEAADDTGAKTGDETGGKPEVVGRRRRMPFAHAGRVRPRQLAVGAARATRAWSRRPSGRTAVPALFLLVLVGAAVAAGAVLVPAAVRKPEPVAVEATSAAPVQTVPQTDAVPGLTAVPGPTGLPGLPATAGPTGTPPAGRPTANPVLPTGRPADALAGWAQRVAATTGIPAVAVQAYGYAELVLAQTQRSCQLSWTTLAAIGFVESRHGSAGGATLLPTGLTSKEILGAPLDGQGGRSRILDTDQGRLDGDTTYDRALGPMQFIPSTWQEIGADADNDGVKNPHDIDDAALAAAQYLCKGGRNLTVPGDWWGAILSYNDVRRYAQEVFTKADEYGRSSGT; from the coding sequence ATGGGTGATACTCGTCGGGTGGTGGACGGCGAACGGCGACCGACGGTCCGGCCCCTGCGACCCGCCGCGCCGCCCGACGGCGGCGCCGGGCCGGTCCCCCGCTCCCGACGCGGCGGGTCCGCCGATCCCGCGCCGAGGTCCACTGCGGAGCCGACGACCGAGCCGACCGCCGCGACCGGCCGGGCCGGCGCGGACGCCGAGCCGGCGGGCGGCGCGACCGCCGACGACGCGGGGGCGGGCCGGAAGACCGGCGACGCCGCCGGCGCGAAGCCGGATGGCGCCGCCGGTGCGAAGCCGGATGGCGCCGCCGGCGCGAAGCGCGAACCGAAGGCGGACGGCGCCGGCCCGAAGACGGCCGACAGCGCCGACGCGGAAGCTGCTGACGACACGGGCGCGAAGACCGGCGACGAGACGGGCGGGAAGCCGGAGGTGGTCGGCCGGCGGCGGCGGATGCCGTTCGCGCACGCCGGCCGGGTGCGGCCGCGACAGCTCGCCGTCGGCGCCGCCCGGGCCACCCGTGCCTGGTCCCGCCGGCCGAGCGGGCGCACCGCCGTGCCGGCGCTGTTCCTGCTCGTCCTGGTCGGGGCCGCCGTCGCGGCCGGCGCGGTACTGGTGCCGGCGGCCGTGCGCAAGCCGGAGCCGGTCGCCGTCGAGGCCACCAGTGCCGCGCCCGTCCAGACCGTGCCGCAGACCGACGCCGTGCCGGGGCTGACCGCGGTGCCCGGCCCGACCGGGTTGCCCGGGCTGCCCGCCACCGCCGGCCCGACCGGCACCCCGCCGGCCGGTCGCCCGACCGCCAACCCGGTCCTGCCGACCGGCCGCCCGGCCGACGCGCTGGCCGGCTGGGCGCAGCGGGTCGCCGCCACCACCGGCATCCCGGCCGTGGCGGTGCAGGCGTACGGCTACGCCGAGCTGGTGCTGGCGCAGACCCAGCGCAGTTGCCAACTGAGCTGGACCACGCTCGCCGCGATCGGCTTCGTGGAGTCCCGGCACGGCTCGGCCGGCGGGGCGACCCTGCTGCCCACCGGGCTGACCTCGAAGGAGATCCTCGGCGCGCCGCTCGACGGGCAGGGCGGTCGCTCCCGGATCCTCGACACCGACCAGGGCCGGCTCGACGGCGACACGACCTACGACCGGGCGCTCGGTCCGATGCAGTTCATCCCCAGCACCTGGCAGGAGATCGGCGCGGACGCCGACAACGACGGCGTGAAGAACCCGCACGACATCGACGACGCGGCGCTGGCCGCCGCGCAATACCTGTGCAAGGGCGGCCGGAACCTGACCGTCCCCGGTGACTGGTGGGGCGCGATCCTCTCCTACAACGATGTGCGACGTTACGCTCAGGAGGTCTTCACGAAGGCCGACGAGTACGGGCGCTCCAGCGGCACGTGA
- a CDS encoding FmdB family zinc ribbon protein, whose translation MPRYEFRCRACGDTFEVNRPMAEAGRPATCPHGHADTVKLLSTVAFTGRGGAGPVGGAPAPAGGGGCCGGACGC comes from the coding sequence ATGCCCCGGTACGAGTTCCGTTGCCGCGCCTGCGGCGACACCTTCGAGGTCAACCGCCCGATGGCCGAGGCCGGCCGACCCGCGACCTGCCCGCACGGCCACGCCGACACGGTGAAGCTGCTGTCCACGGTGGCGTTCACCGGGCGCGGTGGCGCCGGGCCGGTCGGTGGCGCGCCCGCCCCGGCCGGCGGTGGCGGCTGCTGCGGTGGCGCCTGCGGCTGCTGA
- a CDS encoding ATP-binding protein: MSQRIHLPSGWVTFVFTDIEGSTRLARMLGPVYRPVLTEHRRLLRDTLTGTDGAELLTEGDSFFLAFPDAGAAVHACLTAQRALVAHDWPNPDATPRVRMGLHTGYAEPRDGEYASPEVHRAARVAAAAHGGQVLCSAATARHADPLPDGASLLDLGLHRLRGFDDRERLFQLVAPGLERRFPRPRTADAAAHNLPTQVTSFVGRHFERAELGRLVEAYRLVTVLGAGGAGKTRLAVELASGIVENYPDGVWFVDIAAVTDPGLVAFEIAAVLGLRPEPGRPMVDTLVEYAGPRRMLVVLDTCDAQPAASAEVISRLLAGGRGVRVLATSRESFGVPGEVVWRIPPLSVDEGPGVGGSDAVALLLDRTAAARGGRAPEVTEQEDLRRVVRRLDGLPLAIELAAARLRVLSAGQLAERLDDMLGTLDAGRDSAEPPPVEAGWSGNQQDTVDLVAAATGSAPPTPASRAVQRSASERHLTIQATVTWSYRTLGARSSRLLRWMAVFAGPVDLPTVQWLLDEDPLDPLSVLVDKSMVLAEPHASGSTYRMLDPIRAYAARRLISTGEEQTARDRHVAWSRHALDRAHLGPDGRPVTLSLYALDPLAGELRAALRWCATGGSARSGLHLAGGLDQWWRERGLAREGRLWLFRLYGRIAETGEEIPEAELAAAYHMHSLHAGADGEFAEELRYSQRAEAAARQAGDLGLLARVLAGRAAPLVDMGQFAEAERVCREVLDWAYAQDVVGDALLAVYNLAELLWRRGALDEAAEVLGAARPVEATRPVERGRRSVDMLLGMVALGRGDLVAAHEHLLVALRSRMSHGYLGRACDTINAIAVRCALAGDAVAAARLFGAAQATRASLRATPGIYEPYWLARQAELRRSLGDEAFDAAYGAGAGLRLDEAAAMALHVEHPDLSADSFWFGPSSSRPAAEPRSTAG, from the coding sequence ATGTCGCAACGGATCCACCTCCCCAGCGGGTGGGTGACCTTCGTGTTCACCGACATCGAGGGTTCGACGCGGTTGGCCCGCATGCTCGGCCCGGTCTACCGGCCGGTGCTGACGGAACACCGCCGGCTGCTGCGCGACACGCTCACCGGCACCGACGGCGCGGAGCTGCTGACCGAGGGCGACTCGTTCTTCCTCGCCTTCCCGGACGCGGGCGCCGCGGTGCACGCCTGCCTGACCGCGCAGCGCGCGCTCGTCGCGCACGACTGGCCGAATCCGGATGCCACCCCCCGGGTCCGGATGGGCCTGCACACCGGTTACGCGGAGCCGCGCGACGGTGAGTACGCCAGCCCGGAGGTGCACCGGGCGGCCCGGGTGGCCGCTGCCGCGCATGGCGGTCAGGTGCTCTGCTCGGCGGCCACCGCCCGGCACGCCGATCCGCTGCCCGACGGCGCGTCCCTGCTCGACCTCGGCCTGCACCGGCTGCGCGGCTTCGACGACCGGGAGCGGCTGTTCCAGCTCGTCGCGCCCGGTCTGGAGCGGCGGTTCCCGCGCCCGCGCACCGCCGACGCGGCGGCGCACAACCTGCCCACCCAGGTCACCTCGTTCGTCGGCCGGCACTTCGAGCGGGCCGAGCTGGGCCGGCTGGTGGAGGCGTACCGGCTGGTGACCGTGCTGGGTGCGGGCGGCGCGGGGAAGACCCGGCTGGCGGTGGAGCTGGCCTCCGGGATCGTCGAGAACTATCCGGACGGGGTGTGGTTCGTCGACATCGCCGCGGTCACCGACCCGGGTCTGGTCGCGTTCGAGATCGCCGCCGTGCTCGGCCTCCGTCCGGAGCCGGGCCGGCCGATGGTCGACACCCTGGTCGAGTACGCGGGCCCGCGCCGGATGCTCGTCGTGCTGGACACGTGCGACGCCCAGCCGGCCGCCTCGGCCGAGGTGATCAGCCGGTTGCTGGCCGGCGGCCGGGGCGTGCGGGTGCTGGCGACCAGCCGGGAGTCGTTCGGGGTGCCGGGCGAGGTGGTGTGGCGGATCCCGCCGCTCTCGGTGGACGAGGGCCCGGGGGTGGGCGGCAGCGACGCGGTGGCCCTGCTGCTGGACCGCACCGCCGCGGCCCGGGGCGGCCGGGCGCCGGAGGTGACCGAGCAGGAGGACCTGCGCCGGGTGGTGCGCCGGCTGGACGGGTTGCCGCTCGCCATCGAGTTGGCCGCGGCGCGGCTGCGGGTGCTCTCCGCCGGGCAGTTGGCCGAGCGGCTCGACGACATGCTGGGCACCTTGGACGCGGGGCGTGACTCCGCCGAGCCGCCGCCGGTGGAGGCCGGCTGGAGCGGCAACCAGCAGGACACGGTCGACCTGGTGGCGGCCGCGACCGGGTCCGCCCCGCCGACGCCCGCGTCGCGGGCGGTGCAGCGGTCGGCCAGCGAGCGGCACCTGACCATCCAGGCCACGGTGACGTGGTCCTACCGGACGCTTGGTGCCCGCTCGTCCCGGCTGCTGCGCTGGATGGCGGTGTTCGCCGGCCCGGTGGACCTGCCGACCGTGCAGTGGCTGCTGGACGAGGATCCGCTGGATCCGCTGTCGGTGCTGGTGGACAAGTCGATGGTGCTGGCCGAGCCGCACGCCTCGGGCAGCACCTACCGGATGTTGGACCCGATCCGGGCGTACGCGGCCCGTCGGCTGATCTCCACCGGTGAGGAGCAGACCGCCCGGGACCGGCACGTCGCCTGGTCCCGGCACGCGTTGGACCGGGCGCACCTGGGCCCGGACGGCCGGCCGGTGACGTTGTCGCTCTACGCGCTGGACCCGCTGGCCGGTGAGCTGCGGGCCGCGTTGCGGTGGTGCGCGACCGGTGGCAGCGCCCGGTCGGGGCTGCACCTGGCCGGCGGGTTGGACCAGTGGTGGCGCGAGCGCGGGCTGGCCCGGGAGGGCCGGTTGTGGCTGTTCCGGCTCTACGGTCGGATCGCCGAGACCGGTGAGGAGATCCCGGAGGCCGAGCTGGCCGCCGCCTACCACATGCATTCGCTGCACGCGGGCGCGGACGGGGAGTTCGCCGAGGAGCTGCGCTATTCGCAGCGGGCCGAGGCGGCTGCCCGGCAGGCCGGTGACCTGGGACTGCTGGCCCGGGTGCTGGCCGGTCGCGCGGCGCCGCTCGTCGACATGGGCCAGTTCGCCGAGGCGGAGCGGGTCTGCCGCGAGGTGCTCGACTGGGCGTACGCGCAGGATGTGGTGGGCGACGCGTTGCTCGCGGTCTACAACCTGGCCGAGCTGCTCTGGCGGCGGGGTGCGCTGGACGAGGCGGCCGAGGTGCTCGGCGCGGCCCGCCCGGTGGAGGCGACCCGCCCGGTGGAGCGGGGTCGCCGGTCGGTGGACATGCTGCTGGGCATGGTGGCGTTGGGCCGGGGTGACCTGGTCGCGGCGCACGAGCACCTGTTGGTGGCGTTGCGGTCCCGGATGAGCCACGGCTATCTGGGCCGGGCCTGCGACACGATCAACGCGATCGCGGTGCGCTGCGCGCTGGCCGGCGACGCGGTGGCCGCGGCCCGGCTCTTCGGCGCGGCGCAGGCCACCCGGGCGAGCCTGCGGGCGACGCCGG